Within uncultured Methanoregula sp., the genomic segment CCCTTCGTCCCATTCCGTTTTGATGATATTGAACCAGCCCATCTGGGAATAAAAAGTGAACGCCATATTCGCAAGCGTATTGGGGTTTGTTATACCCATTGTCTTGTAATGTTCGACATTCTCCTTTCCCATATCCATGTACGCCCGGTAATTTACCCCGCTTGCCGGCGCTTCCCCCATGGTCTTTTTTAATGATGTCGTCATGGACGTGAAGATGAAACGCGGCATCATGACCACGGGCTCGTCAATCAGCTGGATCTTGCCGGCAAGGGGCTTGTGCTCGATAAATTCCGTTATCGCCGAGTCGCCCCGGACTACGGCTTCAGCCTTGAATTTCCAGCTTGGTTCAACCTGATCAATGACAAACTCGCAGTACTCGTCGCCTTTGGCATGACAGGTCTTCTCAATGCAGAACCAGGTCTTTCCGGTCACTGCCTTGAGAACCCCCTCGATCCAGCCCTGGTGGATACCACAGACCGGCATATTCCAGTCTTTCATGACTTCGGACTCAAAAGTATGTCGGGTGCGCAGCACGATCCTTTTTTCTCCTGACTCAACGAGTTCAAACGGGGCTCCCCATCCCTGCTGGTGCTGGAGCTTGAAAACGAGCATCAGGAACTCGGCCGGAGGCAGATCCATGCCCAGTTTTTTTAAGAGATTGTTGAGGCCGACCGAGCCGGCGCCGACCGAACGGAAGAGCTTGCGCACCGCCTTTACCGCGAGCTTCTTGTTGAGATTTGACTCGTACATCTCGTAGATAGCTTTGATGAGGTAGTTGGGATTGCTCGCGGTTCTTACACCGAATACAGAATACGCTCCGGCAAGCGGGTCCAGTTCGATATAGGGAGCAATCGTCTTCTCCCCGCGGATAAGCGCTTCGAAATCTTCGCGTCCTATCTTCATGAAGCAATGATCTGTCCTGATCCAATATAAAGGGTGTCGGCCCGTTTGGGGAATTAAGACCAGATTCAACGTAAAATCGACAAAAAAGGCAAATTTATTGTTTAAACTGCGAGAAGCAGAACCGCGTGGGAATCGTCAAAGGTGATATGGGACGAGAAGATATTACCGGAACGATCCTGTACAATACAATCGTAATGTCCGTACGCAAGGCGGAACCGGACACTCCCGTCATCGGTCGTGACATCGCTTCCCATCACCCGGCCATCCTGCCGGATCGAAACCCTGACCCCGTTCTGGGGCTTCTCTTCGTGTTTCACGGTCAGGGTGAGAACGCCAATACCCTCGGCCTTTCTACCGATTTCAGGGATCACGGTGGTCATGGTTTGCCGGATGTGCGACTTCTCAAAGATCCTGCATCCCATAACTACTGCATTCACAAGATCAGGGCTGACCTCGCTTACCCTGAACTGCTCCCGACCGGTAAGGTGGACAACCGCCTTATCACCATAGAGCTCCCCATTCTCATCAGCAAAAACAGCTCCTTCCGGCTCACCGGCCAGGACTGCCAGATAAAATGCCTGTTCCCCATTCTTTGCCACGGCAAGGCCGTTTACCAGTCCGGCACCGGCAATGCGAAGCAGTTCCGGCAGGGGAAAAGTACCAAGGTTCGGGGAACCGCTGATGAGCTGATCAAGCTGATTCTGGATTTTCAAAAAACTCCACCTTGTATAAGGATACCAGTGCTACAACCGGTACCCAATCTATATTATTGGGAGTATTCGCATGCCGGTTATTTTATAGTTATGCGGTTATCAGGGCTGCCGGCAATCGCCATACATAAGTGCTCCAAAAAAAAATGGTGTACGAGAAGTATGGAACTATTCTACCCGATGGTGATCTCGGCGGTTGCGGTTCTTGCCACCCTGATCTATACCTCATATCTGGATATCAGGGACCGCCGGGTGCCATTCATTCACTGGCTCCCCATGCTTGCTGTCGGGGTGGTCTGCACGGGCTGGCTCCTCTGGCAGACAACGGCAAACGCAAGCCTCCTTTTCGGCTACTTCGCTCTTGTCGCGAGTTTCCTGTACGCGGATTACCTTGACAACCGGGGCAGGACTGATTCCCTGGGCCTTACCGGGTATTACAGGAAATCTGCAATCTGGTACTACCTTGCCGTAGTGCTCATTCTCCCGGCCCTGTCATGGTTTGTCCTTGTTCCCACGTTCAATGTCCAGCTGGTACCATGGTATGCGATGTTTGCCGGCATCTTCGCGTACATCAGCTACCGGGAATACAAGGGAACTCCCCCGGCAAAACCCCGGAAAAGCAAACAGAAGCCCGAGACCAATGTGTCCGAAGC encodes:
- a CDS encoding V4R domain-containing protein, with protein sequence MKIGREDFEALIRGEKTIAPYIELDPLAGAYSVFGVRTASNPNYLIKAIYEMYESNLNKKLAVKAVRKLFRSVGAGSVGLNNLLKKLGMDLPPAEFLMLVFKLQHQQGWGAPFELVESGEKRIVLRTRHTFESEVMKDWNMPVCGIHQGWIEGVLKAVTGKTWFCIEKTCHAKGDEYCEFVIDQVEPSWKFKAEAVVRGDSAITEFIEHKPLAGKIQLIDEPVVMMPRFIFTSMTTSLKKTMGEAPASGVNYRAYMDMGKENVEHYKTMGITNPNTLANMAFTFYSQMGWFNIIKTEWDEGTKTKTMTLEHTVESESFGNTGKNVCYCTAGLLAGIVEGSFGIRVQAREIMCRSKGDDHCVFTITNK